A region from the Euleptes europaea isolate rEulEur1 chromosome 13, rEulEur1.hap1, whole genome shotgun sequence genome encodes:
- the ITM2A gene encoding integral membrane protein 2A, producing MVKIAFQSPFAHKDEPKKEAAEALVADKDPEVATHRHESSSGRCLLTLLGVAFILAGVVVGGACIYKYFMPRHKVFHGQICYVGEDNPDNAAEPYFLPISEVADIREDDNIAIIDVPVPDFSDSDPAAIVHDFDRLLTAYLDLQLGNCYVIPLNTSIVMPPRNLIDLFAKLATGSYLPQTYLIREEMVVTEEIDNVSDLGIFIYQLCAGKETFRLQRRDRIMGLQKRSAEKCHSIRHFENAFVVETKICQQ from the exons ATGGTGAAGATCGCCTTCCAGTCGCCCTTCGCCCACAAGGACGAGCCCAAGAAGGAGGCGGCCGAGGCCTTGGTGGCCGACAAG GATCCAGAAGTTGCAACTCACAGACATGAAAGCTCATCTGGAAGATGTCTGTTGACCCTTCTGGGTGTTGCATTCATCTTGGCAGGAGTGGTGGTTGGCGGAGCCTGCATCTACAAGTACTTCATGCCAAGG CATAAAGTGTTCCATGGACAAATATGTTATGTAGGAGAGGACAATCCAGACAATGCTGCAGAGCCGTACTTCCTACCCATTTCTGAAGTTGCTGATATCCGGGAGGATGATAACATAGCAATCATCGATGTTCCAGTTCCAGACTTCTCCGACAGTGATCCTGCAGCTATCGTTCATGATTTTGACAGG CTTCTGACAGCCTACCTTGACCTGCAGCTGGGTAACTGCTATGTGATTCCTCTGAATACTTCCATCGTGATGCCACCACGGAACCTGATAGACCTCTTCGCAAAATTAGCA ACTGGTTCCTATCTGCCTCAAACATATCTTATTCGTGAAGAAATGGTTGTGACAGAAGAGATTGATAATGTGTCGGATCTGGGCATTTTCATTTATCAGCTCTGTGCAGGGAAGGAAACTTTCAGACTTCAGCGCAGAGATCGGATCATGG GTCTCCAGAAACGCTCTGCTGAAAAATGCCACTCAATCCGGCATTTTGAAAATGCGTTTGTTGTGGAAACCAAGATTTGTCAGCAGTGA